In Paenibacillus algicola, a genomic segment contains:
- a CDS encoding UDP-glucose dehydrogenase family protein, with the protein MNLTFIGTGYVGLVSGVCFSEIGNQVTCVDSNQDKIKQLNRGHVPIYEPGLKELIQKNQSQGRLKFTSRLSEAVQEADIIFICVGTPPLASGEADLTYIKQAAQDIALEMNGYKIIVTKSTVPVGTNDLISSIMQQLSQHPFDVVSTPEFLREGTAVQDTLHPDRVIIGTEDERVAAKMAELHRPLSSNIMITDIRSAEMIKYASNAFLATKISFINEIANICEKVGADVTEVAAGMGQDRRIGSSFLQAGIGYGGSCFPKDTDALIQIAGNVDYEFKLLKSVVEVNKDQRFNVIAKLKHCLGDLKDKQIGIWGLAFKPNTDDVRETPAMEIMEELLQEGAIVKAYDPIAADNFRKSFRHEDLVIWSPDAKAAAAECDALCLLTDWAEFQDQDLKELQQLMKQPILIDGRNVYSREQVSQTDFQYYSIGRPDIGGLYPYKEESMMLS; encoded by the coding sequence ATGAACTTGACGTTTATTGGAACGGGTTATGTAGGGCTGGTATCCGGCGTGTGCTTCTCCGAGATTGGCAATCAGGTGACCTGTGTGGACAGTAATCAGGACAAAATAAAGCAGCTGAACCGGGGGCATGTCCCGATCTATGAGCCGGGACTGAAGGAGTTAATCCAGAAGAATCAATCCCAGGGCCGACTGAAATTTACAAGCCGGCTGTCAGAGGCGGTGCAGGAGGCAGACATCATATTTATCTGCGTAGGAACCCCGCCCCTTGCAAGCGGTGAGGCTGACCTGACCTATATCAAGCAGGCGGCTCAGGACATTGCACTGGAGATGAATGGCTACAAAATCATTGTCACCAAGAGCACCGTTCCTGTCGGCACGAATGACTTGATCTCATCCATCATGCAGCAGCTGTCCCAGCATCCCTTCGATGTCGTATCTACACCGGAATTTCTGCGGGAAGGGACGGCCGTGCAGGACACTCTTCATCCTGATCGGGTCATTATCGGGACGGAGGACGAGCGCGTCGCCGCGAAGATGGCAGAGCTGCACCGGCCCTTGAGCAGCAATATTATGATCACGGATATCCGCAGTGCAGAGATGATCAAGTATGCGTCCAATGCTTTTTTGGCCACGAAAATCTCATTCATTAATGAAATTGCGAACATCTGTGAAAAGGTGGGGGCCGATGTGACCGAGGTCGCGGCAGGCATGGGACAGGACCGGCGGATTGGCTCTTCCTTCCTGCAAGCCGGCATCGGCTATGGCGGCTCTTGCTTCCCTAAGGACACAGATGCATTGATTCAAATTGCCGGAAACGTAGACTATGAGTTCAAGCTGTTGAAATCAGTCGTTGAGGTCAATAAGGATCAGCGCTTCAATGTCATTGCGAAGCTCAAGCACTGCCTTGGTGATTTGAAGGACAAGCAGATCGGAATCTGGGGGCTGGCTTTTAAGCCGAATACGGACGATGTGCGAGAGACGCCAGCCATGGAGATAATGGAGGAGCTGCTGCAGGAAGGCGCCATCGTGAAAGCCTATGATCCCATCGCGGCAGACAATTTCCGCAAAAGCTTCCGTCATGAGGATTTAGTAATATGGAGCCCTGATGCGAAGGCGGCTGCTGCCGAATGTGATGCCCTGTGTCTCCTGACCGATTGGGCGGAGTTTCAGGATCAGGATCTGAAGGAGCTGCAGCAGCTCATGAAGCAGCCTATCCTGATTGACGGCCGGAATGTCTATTCCCGCGAGCAGGTCAGCCAGACAGACTTTCAATACTATTCGATCGGCCGGCCAGACATCGGAGGATTATATCCTTACAAGGAAGAGAGCATGATGCTCAGCTAA
- a CDS encoding glycosyltransferase family 4 protein, translating to MKVAIVHDWLTTYAGSEKVLEQMLELFPEADLFSTVDFLSGSERQFLRGKEVHTSFIQKLPLAKKKYRQYLPLMPMAVEQFDLSPYDLILSSSHAVSKGVITGPNQLHISYVHSPIRYAWDLQHQYLKESGLQKGLKGMAAKWMLSKIRMWDYRTSNGVDYFIANSGFISSRIWKVYRRESQVIYPPANVSAFAYQEEKDDFYLTASRMVPYKKMDLIVEAFSKMPDKQLVVIGDGPEMEKVRQRAGSNVQILGYQEDEVLIERMQRAKAFVFAAEEDFGITVVEAQACGTPVIAYGKGGSLETIQGLDSPNPTGVFFEEQSVGSIIAGVQRFEAEGRRISPEQCRRNAMSFTPDAFKRNLKDFIDAKLAVKSASRLRSTDLEIPQVL from the coding sequence ATGAAGGTTGCAATTGTACATGATTGGCTGACCACTTATGCAGGCTCGGAAAAGGTGCTGGAGCAGATGCTGGAGCTTTTCCCGGAAGCAGATCTCTTCAGTACGGTTGATTTCCTGAGCGGCTCAGAGCGGCAGTTTCTGCGGGGCAAGGAAGTGCATACCTCTTTTATTCAGAAGCTGCCGCTTGCCAAAAAGAAATATCGGCAATATCTTCCGCTTATGCCCATGGCTGTTGAGCAGTTTGACTTATCTCCGTACGACCTGATTCTGTCGAGCTCTCACGCGGTGTCGAAGGGGGTCATCACCGGGCCGAATCAGCTTCATATTTCTTACGTGCATTCACCAATCCGCTATGCCTGGGACCTGCAGCACCAATACCTGAAGGAATCCGGACTTCAAAAGGGCCTGAAGGGAATGGCTGCCAAATGGATGCTTAGCAAAATAAGAATGTGGGATTACCGCACCTCCAATGGAGTGGATTATTTCATCGCGAACTCCGGATTCATCTCCAGCCGGATCTGGAAGGTCTATCGCCGTGAATCCCAGGTGATCTATCCGCCGGCTAACGTCTCGGCCTTCGCTTATCAGGAAGAGAAGGACGATTTCTATCTGACCGCCTCGCGAATGGTTCCATATAAGAAGATGGATCTCATCGTGGAAGCATTCTCGAAGATGCCGGATAAACAGCTGGTCGTGATCGGAGACGGACCGGAAATGGAAAAGGTTCGGCAGCGGGCTGGCAGCAACGTTCAGATCTTGGGCTACCAGGAGGATGAGGTGCTCATTGAGCGGATGCAGCGGGCGAAGGCGTTTGTGTTCGCTGCCGAAGAGGATTTCGGTATTACGGTCGTGGAGGCCCAGGCTTGCGGAACCCCAGTCATTGCTTATGGAAAAGGCGGCTCTCTGGAAACGATCCAGGGGCTGGATTCGCCGAATCCAACCGGCGTGTTCTTCGAGGAGCAAAGTGTTGGCTCTATCATTGCAGGCGTACAGCGGTTTGAAGCAGAAGGCCGCAGAATCTCACCGGAACAATGCCGGAGAAACGCAATGTCCTTCACTCCGGATGCCTTCAAGCGGAATTTGAAGGATTTCATTGACGCCAAGCTGGCTGTAAAGAGTGCGTCCCGCTTGCGGAGCACAGACCTTGAAATACCACAAGTACTATAA
- a CDS encoding sugar transferase, whose protein sequence is MEYTRTASSKLAWDKGILFHFTKRSMDLILALVGLIVLLPVFILLAIIIKAKEPSGPVFFKQPRVSKDFKLFHIYKFRSMVTDAEVKLKQNPALYEKYLANNYKLEPEEDPRITKLGRFLRKSSLDELPQLINVIKGEMSLVGPRPVVANELVEYKEKKADLLSVKPGITGYWQVSGRSSVGYPERVHLELYYVYNKSILLDIKILFATVWNVLLKKGAY, encoded by the coding sequence ATGGAGTACACCCGCACAGCGTCTTCTAAGCTGGCCTGGGATAAAGGCATTCTGTTTCACTTCACCAAACGAAGCATGGATCTGATCCTCGCGCTTGTAGGCTTGATAGTGCTTCTGCCTGTATTCATCCTGCTGGCCATTATTATCAAGGCGAAGGAGCCTTCCGGCCCTGTTTTTTTCAAGCAGCCCCGTGTCAGTAAGGATTTCAAGCTGTTTCATATTTACAAATTTCGTTCCATGGTGACCGATGCAGAAGTCAAATTAAAGCAAAACCCGGCGTTGTATGAGAAGTATCTTGCCAACAATTACAAGCTGGAGCCTGAAGAAGATCCGCGGATCACGAAGCTGGGACGGTTCTTGCGAAAGAGCAGTCTGGACGAGCTGCCTCAGCTGATCAATGTAATCAAAGGCGAGATGAGTCTTGTCGGACCGCGCCCGGTCGTCGCGAACGAGCTGGTTGAATACAAGGAGAAGAAAGCGGATCTTCTCTCCGTCAAGCCCGGGATTACCGGTTACTGGCAGGTGAGCGGACGCAGCAGTGTCGGTTATCCGGAGCGGGTTCATCTGGAGCTGTATTACGTCTATAACAAGTCAATTCTGCTGGACATTAAGATTTTATTTGCAACCGTATGGAATGTGCTGCTGAAAAAGGGAGCTTACTGA
- a CDS encoding CpsD/CapB family tyrosine-protein kinase, translated as MATAAVEQGLITSVNPNSSLSEAYKMLRTNIRYSSAEKAYKVLLITSAVSGEGKTTTAANLAVTYAQEGHKVLLLEGDLRQPSLQQFFRKPLGRQGLTDLLTGHHPLSECISESEIPDLDVLPSGTATPKPSELLGSERLKRILSELSQTYDLIIMDSPPSIAYADAQILATLSDGVVLVIGDGMASKAQVKRVKHSMEHVHAEIIGAVFNQT; from the coding sequence ATGGCCACAGCTGCCGTGGAGCAGGGCCTGATTACAAGCGTGAATCCGAATTCTTCGCTGTCTGAGGCTTACAAAATGCTCCGAACCAACATTCGATACTCTTCCGCGGAGAAAGCGTATAAGGTGCTGCTGATCACCTCCGCTGTAAGCGGAGAAGGGAAGACGACAACGGCGGCCAATCTGGCCGTGACCTATGCCCAGGAAGGACATAAGGTGCTGCTGCTGGAGGGAGATCTGAGGCAGCCTTCGCTGCAGCAGTTCTTTCGGAAGCCACTGGGTCGTCAAGGGCTGACCGATCTGCTGACCGGGCACCACCCCCTGAGCGAATGTATCTCGGAATCCGAGATTCCTGATCTGGATGTGCTTCCCTCAGGAACTGCTACGCCCAAGCCCTCTGAGCTCTTGGGATCGGAACGATTGAAGAGAATCCTCAGTGAGCTGTCTCAGACCTATGACCTGATCATTATGGACTCTCCGCCGTCGATTGCCTATGCCGATGCCCAGATTCTCGCAACCTTATCGGATGGGGTCGTCCTTGTCATTGGAGACGGGATGGCTTCCAAAGCCCAGGTGAAACGGGTCAAGCACAGCATGGAGCATGTGCATGCAGAAATTATCGGAGCTGTATTCAACCAAACCTGA
- a CDS encoding glycosyltransferase: MEARRSILIYRDHLLPPSETFIRAQAEGLVTYRPYYMGSRLVQGIEIEEEARFVVNRGGALGRFKEIGFKLTGLNWGLARELRKLQPQLIHAHFGTDAALALPLADQLRVPLISTFHGYDATTRDEYAKKSYYTHRNYLKKRSRLQQEGALFIAVSDFIRRKLMDQGYPAHKIVKHYTGIDPARFCPDPAIQRKPIVLFVGRLVEVKGCNYLLQAMKTVQEQLPHVQLVVIGDGPLRSELEQTAKQSLRDYQFLGLQSPAEIKRWMNQAQVFCAPSVSVESGAEEGLGTVFLEASAMGLPVASFATGGIPEAVKHGETGLLAPEKDIKALSENILSMLTNELQRKRFSEQGRQWVSEQFDLLRQNRKLEEIYQSVFL; this comes from the coding sequence TTGGAAGCCAGAAGAAGCATTCTGATCTATCGAGATCATCTGTTGCCCCCTTCAGAAACGTTCATTCGGGCACAGGCTGAAGGTCTTGTAACCTATCGTCCCTACTACATGGGCTCCCGGCTGGTCCAAGGGATTGAGATCGAGGAGGAGGCGCGTTTTGTTGTCAATCGCGGCGGCGCTCTCGGGCGGTTCAAAGAAATCGGCTTCAAGCTGACTGGCTTGAATTGGGGGCTTGCCAGAGAGCTAAGGAAGCTGCAGCCGCAGCTCATTCATGCCCATTTCGGAACGGATGCCGCACTTGCACTGCCGCTGGCCGACCAATTGAGGGTTCCGCTGATTTCAACCTTCCACGGGTATGATGCCACAACGAGGGATGAGTACGCCAAGAAATCATATTATACCCATCGAAATTATCTGAAAAAAAGATCCCGCCTTCAGCAGGAAGGAGCTCTGTTTATCGCCGTTTCTGACTTTATCAGGCGCAAGCTGATGGATCAGGGGTATCCTGCCCACAAAATTGTAAAGCATTACACCGGCATTGATCCTGCCCGTTTCTGTCCCGATCCGGCTATCCAGAGAAAGCCCATTGTTCTCTTCGTAGGGAGACTGGTAGAGGTAAAGGGCTGCAACTACCTGCTTCAGGCGATGAAGACCGTGCAGGAGCAGCTGCCGCATGTGCAGCTGGTAGTGATCGGGGATGGCCCGCTGCGCTCAGAGCTGGAGCAGACTGCGAAGCAATCGCTTAGAGATTATCAATTTCTCGGCTTGCAAAGCCCGGCTGAAATCAAGCGCTGGATGAATCAAGCGCAGGTGTTCTGTGCCCCGAGTGTGTCTGTAGAGAGCGGTGCAGAAGAGGGGCTGGGTACCGTCTTTCTGGAAGCAAGCGCAATGGGGCTGCCTGTAGCCAGCTTTGCAACAGGAGGCATTCCTGAAGCGGTGAAGCATGGTGAAACAGGACTGCTGGCGCCAGAGAAAGATATCAAAGCGCTGAGTGAGAACATTCTTTCGATGTTGACCAATGAACTGCAGCGCAAGCGGTTCAGTGAGCAGGGACGTCAATGGGTCAGCGAGCAATTTGATTTATTGCGGCAGAACCGAAAGCTGGAGGAAATTTATCAGTCTGTGTTTCTGTAA
- a CDS encoding YveK family protein: MELKEYFRVITRKWWIPVITVFCCLALVYVYTTFYDKPVYEASADLIVNQPAGADAGESLVNPNSINTNLMLINTYRQIMTSEAITKYVSQQHPELGLSPQELSSKVTINTMKDTQVINLSARDASYERAAVIVNAVSQVFIERVSTIMNVDNVSILNEANLNASPDPVNNRAVILYLFAAMLGLALGYGILFLISYLDDSISSEQEIEQVLGLTVLAKTRKAKKRDWVQQNKQDAKPAASPAAAKTMNKANARHL; the protein is encoded by the coding sequence ATGGAGTTAAAGGAGTATTTCAGGGTGATCACCCGGAAATGGTGGATTCCTGTGATTACCGTATTCTGCTGTCTGGCGCTGGTGTATGTGTACACCACGTTTTATGACAAGCCTGTGTATGAGGCTTCAGCAGATCTGATTGTGAACCAGCCTGCAGGTGCCGATGCAGGGGAGTCGCTGGTAAATCCGAATTCGATCAACACCAACCTGATGCTGATCAATACGTACAGGCAGATCATGACCTCAGAAGCGATTACGAAATACGTATCACAGCAGCATCCGGAGCTGGGATTAAGTCCTCAGGAGCTCAGCAGCAAGGTCACCATCAATACGATGAAGGATACCCAGGTCATTAATCTTTCGGCCAGGGATGCATCGTACGAACGTGCGGCTGTCATCGTCAACGCGGTATCGCAGGTGTTCATTGAGCGAGTGTCCACCATCATGAACGTGGATAATGTCAGCATTTTAAACGAAGCGAATCTTAACGCTTCTCCAGACCCGGTAAATAACCGGGCAGTCATTCTTTATCTGTTCGCAGCGATGCTGGGACTTGCGCTTGGTTACGGCATTCTATTCCTGATCAGCTATCTGGACGACTCCATTTCTTCCGAGCAGGAAATCGAGCAGGTGCTGGGATTGACCGTGCTGGCTAAGACACGGAAAGCCAAAAAGCGCGATTGGGTGCAGCAGAACAAGCAGGATGCCAAGCCGGCAGCCTCCCCAGCAGCCGCCAAAACCATGAACAAAGCGAACGCAAGGCATCTATAA
- a CDS encoding right-handed parallel beta-helix repeat-containing protein has product MRISKPQRRLWLTGLGVVVLISVILVSVRILGSQTLSIEDCGAVADDGQDDVEAIQACIDQAQDQRKPLLIPEGQYEMSRSITLTGMIMKGEGAGSILVSTNPAQGSIILRGEGVELRDLTHRYASIVARGDGANEKNSITVTQAEKFGIHQVTVHKASTAGILVTGGSRNGQVMNNVIQDTGADGIHITGESSNITVEGNKVSGTGDDAIAVVSYKKDKEAVRDIQIRKNNVGYGSNARGISVVGGKQVVIDSNTVQDTSMAGIYLASEKNWNTADTLDITVTHNKIHHTGTRAGSGHPNLLIYASHGKVDRIRVEDNILRDAEHDGIGIWGEGEIGEIQFSRNQVEGSRLSPTKFMKGTVSSDHNLGF; this is encoded by the coding sequence ATGCGTATTAGTAAACCCCAAAGAAGACTCTGGCTCACGGGCCTGGGGGTCGTTGTGCTGATCTCGGTGATTCTGGTGAGTGTCAGGATATTGGGCAGCCAGACCCTGTCCATTGAGGACTGTGGTGCGGTCGCGGATGACGGCCAGGATGATGTCGAGGCGATTCAGGCATGTATTGATCAGGCTCAAGACCAAAGAAAGCCGCTGCTCATTCCCGAAGGACAGTATGAAATGAGCAGGAGCATCACGTTAACCGGAATGATCATGAAGGGAGAAGGAGCCGGGTCGATCCTGGTTTCCACAAATCCTGCTCAAGGCTCAATCATCCTGAGGGGCGAGGGCGTCGAGCTGCGTGATCTGACACACCGCTACGCATCGATCGTGGCGCGGGGAGATGGTGCGAATGAGAAGAACAGTATTACGGTGACGCAAGCGGAGAAGTTCGGGATCCATCAGGTTACGGTACATAAAGCGAGTACAGCCGGAATTTTGGTGACAGGAGGGTCCCGGAATGGACAAGTTATGAACAATGTGATCCAGGATACCGGGGCAGATGGAATTCACATTACAGGCGAGAGCAGTAACATTACCGTGGAAGGCAACAAGGTCTCCGGAACAGGCGATGATGCCATTGCTGTCGTTAGCTACAAAAAGGACAAGGAGGCCGTACGCGACATTCAGATCCGCAAGAACAATGTCGGTTACGGCTCCAATGCCCGGGGAATTTCTGTTGTCGGCGGGAAGCAGGTGGTCATTGATTCCAACACAGTACAGGATACAAGTATGGCTGGAATCTATCTCGCTTCGGAGAAAAACTGGAATACCGCAGATACGCTTGATATTACAGTGACTCACAATAAAATTCACCACACGGGCACTCGAGCAGGAAGTGGACACCCCAATCTGTTGATTTATGCTTCACATGGGAAGGTGGACCGGATCAGGGTAGAGGACAATATCTTGAGAGATGCGGAGCATGACGGCATCGGAATCTGGGGCGAGGGGGAGATCGGAGAGATTCAATTCAGCCGTAATCAGGTGGAGGGCTCCCGGCTTTCTCCAACAAAATTCATGAAAGGAACGGTATCCAGCGATCATAACCTGGGCTTTTAA
- a CDS encoding right-handed parallel beta-helix repeat-containing protein, producing the protein MKIKYLVSSALVVTLTMTATFTGAFGKAQAQSGTQSYSASAGYSSTAGQDPWRYQKLSGTVFSDLGYNSATRRWDHSGSYPWVSSNAGHPGKDFDSVRTWVAPADGKISISGTVAKGDSLGDGIRAIIQKDSVKLWSAHVTSKAEVTPSGVSEVPVKQGAKIHFIINRVNSINNDHTLWNPRVDFTPAQSPAAGISDSSGATAETPPVNHLNVEGFGAVANDNKDDYAAFVAALDQAKKEGKSVYVPAGSFHLSRILTLDGVSLKGAGPQVTTLISTNPENGSIDMKGVGVQLRDLKHTYSTVVPRGNGANEKNSITVRGASQFLIDNVYVYKASTAGILVQGQAKQGVISNSRVEATNADGIHVTDGSSYITVSGNTVKGVGDDTIAVVSYLQDGAAVHHVTIKDNDTGYGSKARGIAVVGGFHVDIQGNSVKDTNMAGIYIAVEGSYNTANVNHIHINNNVVDHTGISAPQKHPNALVYASQGSIDNVTFSNNMFRNAAHRGLGVWGDGNIKNIYFTKNTLINSVGANTTFSNGIIHLMQNIGF; encoded by the coding sequence TTGAAAATAAAATATTTAGTATCCAGTGCTCTCGTCGTAACGCTCACCATGACGGCTACCTTTACCGGAGCATTCGGGAAAGCCCAAGCGCAGTCCGGGACTCAGAGCTACAGCGCATCAGCCGGTTACAGCAGTACAGCGGGCCAAGATCCATGGAGATATCAGAAGCTGTCCGGCACCGTGTTCTCAGACCTGGGCTATAATTCAGCCACTCGTCGCTGGGATCATAGTGGCTCTTATCCATGGGTATCGTCCAATGCGGGGCATCCTGGCAAGGATTTTGATTCTGTTCGAACATGGGTAGCGCCGGCAGACGGCAAGATTTCGATCAGCGGCACGGTGGCCAAGGGGGATTCGCTGGGAGATGGTATCCGAGCCATCATACAAAAGGACTCGGTAAAGCTATGGAGTGCTCATGTGACGTCTAAGGCGGAGGTAACCCCTAGCGGAGTATCGGAGGTTCCGGTGAAGCAGGGAGCGAAGATACATTTTATTATCAACAGGGTGAATTCGATCAACAATGACCATACCTTATGGAATCCCCGCGTTGACTTTACTCCGGCACAGTCGCCAGCAGCAGGCATATCTGATTCAAGCGGAGCTACGGCAGAGACCCCACCTGTTAATCATCTAAATGTTGAGGGATTTGGCGCAGTTGCCAATGACAACAAAGATGATTATGCAGCTTTTGTAGCTGCATTGGATCAAGCGAAGAAAGAGGGCAAGAGCGTGTATGTTCCGGCCGGAAGCTTTCACTTAAGCCGGATTCTCACACTGGATGGTGTTAGCTTGAAGGGCGCAGGGCCTCAGGTGACTACGTTGATATCAACGAATCCCGAGAACGGGTCCATTGATATGAAAGGCGTCGGGGTTCAGCTAAGAGATCTCAAGCATACGTACAGCACCGTCGTTCCTCGCGGTAATGGTGCCAATGAGAAGAACAGCATTACAGTTCGCGGTGCGTCTCAATTTCTAATTGACAATGTTTATGTATACAAAGCAAGCACTGCCGGCATTCTTGTGCAGGGGCAGGCGAAGCAGGGTGTCATCTCGAACAGCAGAGTAGAAGCAACAAATGCGGATGGCATTCATGTCACCGATGGCAGCAGCTATATTACAGTCTCGGGGAATACTGTGAAAGGTGTAGGAGATGATACGATCGCTGTCGTCAGCTATCTGCAGGATGGAGCAGCGGTTCATCATGTGACCATCAAGGACAATGATACAGGATATGGCTCGAAGGCGCGCGGAATTGCGGTTGTCGGTGGATTCCATGTAGATATTCAAGGCAATAGTGTCAAGGATACGAACATGGCAGGCATTTATATTGCCGTGGAGGGCAGCTATAATACGGCTAACGTAAACCATATCCATATTAATAATAACGTGGTGGACCATACAGGAATTAGTGCACCGCAGAAGCATCCTAATGCGTTGGTATATGCTTCCCAAGGCAGCATCGACAACGTTACCTTCAGTAACAATATGTTCCGGAATGCCGCCCATCGGGGCCTTGGCGTATGGGGCGACGGAAACATCAAGAACATTTACTTTACCAAAAATACGCTCATCAACAGCGTAGGTGCCAATACAACATTCAGCAATGGAATCATCCATTTGATGCAAAATATCGGGTTTTAA
- a CDS encoding site-specific integrase, translated as MADIDFHYCQIRINKGKDSKDRIIPFPESFKELLAMHTDSMKKKQAVYLFESS; from the coding sequence TTGGCCGACATCGACTTTCATTACTGCCAGATACGGATTAACAAAGGAAAGGACAGTAAAGACCGCATTATCCCGTTCCCCGAATCATTCAAAGAGTTGTTGGCCATGCACACAGATTCAATGAAAAAGAAGCAAGCTGTCTATTTATTCGAGTCGTCTTAG
- a CDS encoding YfjL-like protein translates to MKRTRKIIWVLSLILLFGFFIFVFFGNPIKYYTLKGEFEKFLEEKHDQEFIVGRISFDIMHRTYHSYATPKNDRKLKFYIGQNNITREIDEAYEYEKNRLYESNKGAIPAIK, encoded by the coding sequence ATGAAAAGAACGAGAAAAATTATTTGGGTTCTATCTCTTATTCTACTTTTTGGTTTTTTTATCTTTGTTTTTTTTGGAAACCCCATAAAATACTACACTCTCAAAGGAGAATTCGAAAAATTCTTAGAAGAAAAACACGACCAAGAATTTATTGTGGGTAGGATTAGCTTTGATATCATGCACAGAACCTATCATTCCTACGCAACTCCCAAGAATGATCGGAAACTAAAGTTCTATATAGGACAAAACAATATAACCAGAGAAATTGATGAAGCATATGAATATGAAAAAAATAGACTTTATGAGAGTAATAAAGGAGCCATTCCTGCAATTAAATGA
- a CDS encoding DUF4129 domain-containing protein: MRIRAGRALLRVLTQGAVECLLFFPLLCIPGMLGKQQISFTFLFALLLVIGYGAGWGIHQGIKQNHRWKRAAGALLWTLSVSSLTFGMTWVSMAAAPFICISFYRGGRMGSEKWSVMFPGSYFLSGLILYGLTSLWIQFSPPFQQYQALLTWMGAVALTITLLWSNRSYVEENTLSDQEQPVLEKKVLLHNQIWVWLLLVLIAAVVLLPQLRSLAEGAWHSLLSWLASWLKQPEQVPPAEPRPLPEGPPPMLPGEEEASQPPAWMRWAERFFMNAVLAIAGIGALYILYKLMRNMNGWLSRLSRWLQQLQQRSREHGLAEGYEDTVEVIKPERKVTRHRRRSRPERKKAAGAWAKDHRMAVRQLYQQLLLKSMSRGYRFKRYMTPRETLEDLRNFESAKVNAPEELTALYEKARYGNEPINQEHIQHLKQLLKKTKKQEKQE, translated from the coding sequence ATGAGAATTCGTGCCGGACGAGCTCTGCTTCGCGTACTGACTCAAGGAGCAGTGGAATGTCTGTTGTTCTTTCCGCTGCTCTGTATACCGGGTATGCTTGGGAAGCAACAGATCTCCTTTACGTTTCTGTTTGCTCTCTTGCTGGTTATTGGATATGGCGCGGGCTGGGGTATTCATCAAGGAATCAAGCAGAATCACCGTTGGAAGAGGGCTGCAGGCGCCTTGCTCTGGACGCTCAGCGTCTCCAGCCTGACCTTCGGAATGACATGGGTGTCGATGGCCGCAGCTCCTTTCATATGTATTTCGTTTTACCGGGGGGGACGCATGGGGTCTGAGAAATGGTCCGTGATGTTTCCAGGCAGCTATTTTTTGAGTGGCTTGATCTTGTACGGATTGACAAGCCTCTGGATCCAGTTCTCCCCGCCATTTCAACAATATCAGGCCCTGCTGACCTGGATGGGCGCAGTGGCATTAACGATTACATTGCTGTGGTCTAACCGAAGCTATGTGGAGGAAAATACGCTATCAGATCAGGAGCAACCGGTCTTGGAGAAAAAAGTGCTGCTGCACAACCAGATCTGGGTCTGGCTGCTTCTGGTGCTCATTGCAGCCGTTGTGCTGCTGCCTCAGCTTAGAAGCCTCGCGGAAGGGGCATGGCACAGCCTCTTATCCTGGCTTGCTTCTTGGCTGAAGCAGCCGGAGCAGGTCCCTCCAGCAGAACCGCGTCCTCTGCCTGAAGGACCTCCGCCAATGCTGCCCGGCGAAGAGGAAGCTTCACAGCCTCCGGCCTGGATGCGTTGGGCAGAGCGTTTTTTTATGAACGCTGTATTGGCTATAGCCGGGATCGGGGCACTTTATATCCTGTATAAGCTGATGCGAAATATGAATGGGTGGCTGTCCCGGCTGTCAAGATGGCTGCAGCAGCTGCAGCAGCGTTCCCGAGAGCACGGTCTTGCTGAAGGGTATGAGGATACGGTGGAGGTAATTAAGCCAGAGCGCAAGGTGACAAGGCACCGCCGGCGTTCCAGGCCAGAGCGGAAGAAGGCGGCCGGCGCATGGGCGAAGGACCACAGAATGGCAGTGCGGCAGTTGTATCAGCAACTTTTGCTGAAAAGTATGTCCAGGGGTTACCGGTTCAAGCGCTATATGACGCCTCGGGAGACCCTGGAGGATCTACGAAACTTTGAGTCTGCCAAAGTGAATGCCCCGGAGGAGCTGACTGCTCTGTACGAGAAGGCGAGATATGGAAATGAACCTATAAATCAGGAGCATATTCAGCATTTGAAGCAACTACTGAAGAAGACGAAGAAGCAGGAGAAGCAGGAGTGA